One segment of Phragmites australis chromosome 13, lpPhrAust1.1, whole genome shotgun sequence DNA contains the following:
- the LOC133888749 gene encoding uncharacterized protein LOC133888749, translating into MPRSESDRDDIFFDALEDIRSAREPSSSEDCSTSDEVSAPSKFEYEIWANEPMSVQERRQRFLKGMGFDEFVSTRMDSFQCHGEITIVDSFTDMEERTVSGIASLDSSVCDNELVFDSTSGIRDLDIGKRCIVQNGVHTSLTDMVKEVGSDKVMSLLEFESLLGLSRSVQKLLRRGCGKSHTREAKGVKKKDVKSLWKKFMTKKSFGGICKYDVQVKNCTTGIPSRTRVQHRKKKFVEFSAVYMDQEIRAHKGSINVMKFSPSGWYLASGGEDCVARIWQITEVKASPKLYAGDDPYEDVEKVKVLKTKLVKGQSHALAVIPKKTFHISEIPLHEFHGHTSDILDLTWSKSDYILTSSKDKTVRLWKAGCDGCLAVFKHTDYVTCVQFNPIDERYFISGSIDCKVRIWDILDKRVTDWADTRNIITALSYQPDGKGFIVGTLTGVCRFYDQSGENIQLEKELFVQGKKKSAASRINSLKLCTSDSQRIIITSTDSKIRVADGDIVQKFEGPWKSKALSSPSLTSDGRYLVSAGKDSNVYIWNFPNSGDAKSVHACELFFSKDVTTAVPWLGVNQDGHIKPPCLTEKSVSAPTLLLHGECRSPGPWSFADGKRGSATWPEEKLLSAKPENGPQLGDCLSVISAAWNTVIVTASRDGVIRSFPNYGLPVRL; encoded by the exons ATGCCAAGATCCGAATCAGACAGGGATGATATTTTCTTCGACGCACTTGAAGATATTCGTTCAGCAAGGGAGCCTTCATCATCTGAAGACTGCAGCACGAGTGATGAAGTGTCAGCACCAAGCAAATTTGAGTATGAGATTTGGGCAAACGAGCCAATGAGTGTTCAAGAAAGGCGACAAAGGTTTCTGAAGGGAATGGGATTTGATGAATTTGTTTCTACCAGAATGGATTCTTTTCAATGCCATGGAGAAATCACAATCGTCGACTCTTTTACCGACATGGAGGAGAGAACTGTGAGCGGCATTGCTTCCTTGGATTCATCTGTTTGTGACAATGAACTGGTATTTGACAGTACCAGTGGCATAAGGGATCTGGATATTGGAAAGAGATGTATAGTACAGAATGGTGTGCATACCAGTCTAACTGACATGGTTAAGGAGGTTGGATCAGATAAGGTGATGTCTCTTCTGGAGTTTGAGAGCTTGCTTGGCCTCTCTCGATCGGTTCAAAAATTATTGCGGAGGGGGTGTGGTAAGAGTCATACAAGAGAAGCAAAAGGTGTTAAGAAAAAGGATGTCAAAAGCTTGTGGAAGAAATTCATGACAAAGAAAAGTTTTGGTGGAATTTGCAAGTACGATGTCCAGGTGAAAAACTGCACAACAGGTATACCATCCAGAACAAGAGTTCAACATCGGAAGAAAAAGTTTGTTGAATTCTCTGCCGTCTACATGGATCAAGAAATCAGAGCTCACAAGGGTTCAATTAATGTCATGAAATTCAGTCCATCTGGCTGGTATTTAGCAAGTGGTGGTGAGGATTGTGTTGCACGAATATGGCAAATCACAGAAGTAAAAGCATCTCCTAAGTTGTACGCGGGGGATGATCCTTATGAAGATGTGGAGAAAGTTAAAGTCCTTAAGACAAAACTAGTAAAGGGGCAGAGCCATGCCCTTGCAGTTATACCTAAGAAGACTTTTCATATTTCTGAGATCCCGTTACATGAATTCCATGGCCATACAAGTGATATCCTCGATTTGACATGGTCAAAATCAGAT TATATCTTGACTTCGTCTAAAGATAAGACAGTGCGCTTATGGAAAGCTGGCTGTGATGGTTGTCTTGCTGTTTTCAAACACACAGACTATG TGACGTGTGTTCAGTTCAACCCTATTGATGAGAGATACTTCATCAGTGGTTCAATAGATTGTAAAGTCCGCATTTGGGATATTTTGGACAAGCGAGTAACTGATTGGGCTGATACACGGAATATCATAACTGCTTTGAGTTACCAACCAGATGGAAAG GGTTTTATTGTTGGTACGCTTACAGGAGTATGCCGCTTCTACGACCAGTCAG GTGAAAACATCCAGCTAGAGAAAGAACTTTTTGTGCAAGGGAAGAAAAAGTCAGCTGCCAGTCGGATCAACAGTCTGAAG TTATGTACAAGTGATTCCCAAAGGATTATAATCACATCAACAGATTCTAAAATTCGAGTTGCGGATGGTGATATCGTCCAAAAATTTGAAG GGCCTTGGAAGTCGAAGGCTCTATCATCACCGTCGTTAACTTCAGATGGTAGATATCTTGTTTCTGCTGGCAAGGATTCCAATGTCTACATTTGGAACTTTCCCAACTCAGGAGACGCTAAATCAGTTCACGCTTGCGAGCTGTTCTTCTCCAAGGACGTGACAACCGCAGTACCATGGCTTGGAGTGAATCAAGACGGGCACATCAAGCCACCCTGCTTGactgaaaaatctgttagtgcGCCCACTTTGCTCCTTCACGGGGAATGCCGTTCCCCTGGGCCATGGTCTTTCGCTGACGGTAAGAGGGGGTCGGCGACATGGCCGGAGGAGAAACTCCTTTCTGCAAAGCCTGAAAATGGCCCCCAGCTAGGCGATTGCCTCTCCGTGATATCTGCCGCATGGAACACGGTGATAGTGACTGCTAGTCGCGACGGAGTGATCCGGTCTTTTCCCAACTACGGCTTGCCTGTGAGATTGTGA